In the Candidatus Omnitrophota bacterium genome, one interval contains:
- a CDS encoding PEP-CTERM sorting domain-containing protein, with protein sequence MGQHSAMSLAVTTSSSETAVSGTSTKISFTSGTSASEWTGVYWLSPDGNWGSDANGGWNLTGAGNMTFWAKGAVGGEKMEFKIGGIAGDYGDTLAGMTQTVTLAPVWTQYSFDLTGKDLSRVVGGFEFAANDTDNPTGATFYVDDVQYNAVPEPASLLLLGSGLVGLVGLTKKRKA encoded by the coding sequence ATGGGTCAGCACTCAGCCATGAGTTTAGCCGTTACCACGAGTTCTTCTGAAACGGCTGTCAGCGGCACATCAACCAAGATAAGTTTTACATCCGGTACCTCGGCTTCAGAGTGGACCGGTGTCTATTGGCTGTCGCCTGACGGCAACTGGGGTAGTGACGCTAACGGCGGTTGGAATTTGACCGGCGCGGGCAATATGACGTTCTGGGCAAAAGGCGCTGTCGGCGGAGAGAAGATGGAATTCAAGATAGGCGGTATCGCCGGGGATTACGGGGATACGCTGGCCGGTATGACGCAGACGGTTACTCTCGCTCCTGTCTGGACGCAGTATTCTTTCGATTTAACCGGCAAGGATCTAAGCCGTGTGGTCGGCGGTTTTGAATTTGCCGCCAACGATACCGATAACCCGACCGGCGCTACATTCTACGTCGATGACGTTCAATACAACGCCGTTCCTGAACCTGCGAGCCTGTTACTGCTCGGCAGCGGTTTAGTAGGGTTAGTTGGTTTGACAAAAAAGAGAAAAGCGTAA
- the rplT gene encoding 50S ribosomal protein L20, whose protein sequence is MPKSKYLPAKRQRRKKVLKAAKGYFLGRSKLYKKAIETVRRAMVYAYRDRKAYKREMRALWVVRINAACRNNGITYSKFINGLKKLKIDLDRKILSDMAANDHPAFAKLVEEVSKAK, encoded by the coding sequence ATGCCTAAGTCGAAGTATTTGCCGGCAAAAAGACAACGCAGGAAGAAGGTCCTAAAAGCAGCCAAGGGATATTTCCTCGGCCGCTCGAAATTATACAAGAAGGCCATCGAGACCGTCAGAAGGGCGATGGTCTACGCTTACCGCGACAGGAAGGCCTATAAACGCGAGATGCGCGCTCTCTGGGTTGTGAGGATAAATGCCGCGTGCAGGAACAACGGCATAACGTATTCTAAGTTCATAAACGGCCTCAAAAAGCTGAAGATCGACCTCGACAGGAAGATCCTCTCCGATATGGCCGCGAACGACCACCCCGCTTTCGCGAAACTGGTTGAAGAAGTAAGCAAAGCAAAATAA
- the thrS gene encoding threonine--tRNA ligase, whose protein sequence is MEQDTLRHSTSHIMAQAVKRLFPGVKLAIGPAIEDGFYYDFDVPQPFLEEDLPRIEAEMAKIIKENYKFEKSLLKKEEALKLFEKMGEPYKVELIREIQDSEVTIYKNGDLTDLCRGPHIDSTGQVKAFKLLSIAGAYWRGDEKNKMLQRIYGTVFETKAELDAYVAKLEEAKKRDHRKLGKELELFMMDEKAGAGLVIYQPKGAMLRTIIEDWEKKEHLKRGYQIVIGPHMLKSDIWVESGHYGYYKENMYIFQVEGQEYAIKPMNCPAHILIYRSKTRSYKDLPIRYFELGSVYRYEKSGVLHGLLRVRGFTQDDAHIFCLREQAVDEIKGVIDFVMDALKVFGFADFEIELSTKPDKCIGTDEDWELATNALVAALKSKGLAYNVHEKEGAFYGPKIDIKLKDALGRAWQCATIQCDFALPQRFKISYVGPDGKEYTPIMLHRVILGSMERFLGALIEHYGGAFPVWLSPVQAVIIPIADEHKDYAKKVEEELRNSDIRVEIDDKNARMQHKIREAETQKVPYMLIVGGKEAQTESVSVRERGKGDLGPMKLSEFIGKIADEINGKK, encoded by the coding sequence ATGGAACAGGATACCTTAAGACATTCTACGTCACATATCATGGCCCAGGCCGTAAAAAGGCTGTTTCCGGGCGTCAAACTGGCTATAGGACCGGCCATAGAGGACGGTTTTTACTATGATTTTGACGTCCCACAGCCGTTTTTGGAAGAGGACCTTCCCAGGATCGAGGCCGAGATGGCCAAGATCATAAAGGAGAATTATAAGTTCGAAAAGTCCCTCCTGAAGAAAGAAGAGGCGCTTAAGCTATTCGAGAAGATGGGCGAGCCGTATAAGGTCGAGCTCATCAGGGAGATCCAGGATAGCGAAGTTACGATATACAAGAACGGGGACCTTACTGATCTTTGCAGGGGCCCGCACATTGATTCCACCGGCCAGGTCAAGGCGTTCAAGCTGCTTTCCATAGCCGGCGCATACTGGCGCGGCGATGAGAAGAACAAGATGCTTCAGAGGATATATGGGACCGTTTTTGAGACCAAGGCCGAGTTGGATGCCTATGTCGCGAAACTCGAAGAAGCGAAAAAACGCGACCACAGGAAATTAGGGAAAGAGCTTGAGCTTTTCATGATGGACGAGAAGGCCGGCGCCGGGCTTGTGATATACCAGCCGAAAGGCGCAATGCTCCGCACCATAATCGAGGACTGGGAAAAGAAGGAGCATTTAAAGCGCGGCTACCAGATCGTCATCGGCCCGCATATGCTCAAGTCGGATATCTGGGTGGAGTCGGGCCACTACGGATATTACAAAGAGAATATGTACATCTTCCAGGTCGAGGGGCAGGAATACGCGATAAAACCAATGAACTGCCCGGCGCATATCCTGATATACAGGTCGAAGACGAGGAGCTATAAGGACCTGCCGATAAGATATTTTGAATTGGGTTCCGTGTATAGATATGAGAAGTCGGGCGTCCTTCACGGCCTTTTGAGGGTCCGCGGCTTTACCCAGGACGACGCCCATATATTCTGCCTGCGCGAACAGGCCGTTGACGAGATAAAGGGCGTCATAGATTTCGTGATGGATGCCTTGAAGGTCTTCGGGTTTGCCGATTTCGAGATAGAACTTTCCACTAAACCGGACAAGTGCATAGGCACCGACGAAGATTGGGAACTCGCGACGAACGCCCTGGTCGCAGCCCTGAAATCAAAGGGCCTGGCTTATAATGTGCATGAAAAAGAAGGGGCGTTCTACGGGCCTAAGATAGACATCAAGTTAAAAGACGCCTTGGGCAGGGCGTGGCAATGCGCGACGATACAATGTGATTTCGCGTTGCCGCAAAGGTTTAAGATCTCTTATGTAGGCCCGGACGGAAAGGAATATACCCCGATAATGCTGCACCGGGTAATACTCGGCTCTATGGAAAGATTTTTGGGGGCCCTGATAGAGCATTACGGAGGGGCTTTTCCGGTATGGCTTTCTCCGGTCCAAGCTGTTATAATACCGATTGCGGACGAACACAAGGATTACGCGAAGAAGGTTGAAGAGGAACTCCGAAATAGCGATATACGGGTCGAGATCGATGACAAGAACGCCAGGATGCAGCATAAGATAAGGGAAGCGGAAACGCAGAAGGTCCCTTATATGCTCATCGTAGGCGGGAAAGAAGCCCAGACCGAAAGCGTTTCCGTTAGGGAGCGGGGCAAAGGCGACCTTGGGCCGATGAAACTCAGCGAATTTATCGGTAAGATAGCGGACGAAATAAACGGCAAAAAATAA
- the rpmI gene encoding 50S ribosomal protein L35 yields the protein MPKMKTRKGIAKRFKVTKRRKVLRHKGGKGHLLGHKTKKRKRALRRATLVSKHERKKILKLLPYA from the coding sequence ATGCCTAAAATGAAGACACGCAAAGGAATTGCTAAAAGGTTCAAGGTAACCAAAAGACGCAAGGTCTTGAGGCATAAAGGCGGCAAGGGCCACCTGTTAGGCCACAAGACGAAGAAGAGGAAGAGGGCGCTCCGGAGAGCGACCCTTGTAAGCAAACACGAGCGCAAGAAGATATTAAAGCTTCTGCCTTACGCGTAA
- a CDS encoding glycosyl hydrolase, which produces MKINYLSLTAALFILLYAPAVSAETEIGAFVGNEDHMMPSAAEVQNFENLTGRHVNSVLVYWAWNDGDFPAQSLNSGVRFHDGYDTKTSINFTWEPWSRLGGNDSTFPMDRIINGDFDPYITKFAIDSRVWADPIRMRFAHEMIQDNDPATPGWYPWQDKPAEYVQAFNHVRDIFKKEGANNVEFVWCPNNYPFDPTVLAQYYPGKENVDWLGIDGYNSGEDGDPEWPYWQNIDDIFYVMYNAFKNNPELFGDKPIMLGEFASVEGNQLDGGSKAQWIAQAFSRLKQSYPDIDAFYWFDKLKEADWRIDSSPESLAAFQLAMQDPYYTSHAVPEPASLLLLGTGLLALFSPLFPLD; this is translated from the coding sequence ATGAAAATAAACTATTTAAGTCTTACAGCAGCCTTATTTATTTTACTCTATGCGCCGGCCGTTTCCGCGGAAACGGAGATCGGCGCTTTCGTGGGTAATGAAGACCACATGATGCCGTCCGCTGCCGAGGTCCAAAATTTCGAGAACCTCACCGGAAGGCACGTCAATAGCGTCCTGGTCTATTGGGCGTGGAATGACGGCGATTTCCCGGCGCAGAGCCTCAATAGCGGGGTCAGGTTCCATGACGGGTACGATACCAAGACATCGATAAATTTTACATGGGAACCATGGTCAAGGCTGGGCGGAAATGACAGCACCTTCCCCATGGACAGGATAATAAATGGCGATTTTGATCCTTATATCACTAAATTCGCGATAGACAGCCGCGTTTGGGCCGATCCGATAAGGATGCGTTTCGCTCACGAGATGATACAGGATAACGATCCGGCTACGCCGGGTTGGTATCCGTGGCAGGACAAGCCCGCAGAGTACGTCCAGGCATTCAACCATGTACGCGATATATTCAAGAAAGAGGGGGCAAATAACGTCGAGTTTGTCTGGTGCCCGAATAACTACCCGTTCGATCCCACGGTGTTAGCGCAATATTATCCCGGGAAGGAAAACGTCGATTGGCTTGGGATAGACGGCTATAATTCCGGGGAAGACGGCGATCCCGAATGGCCCTATTGGCAGAATATCGATGATATATTTTATGTGATGTACAACGCCTTTAAGAATAACCCGGAGCTGTTCGGCGACAAGCCGATAATGCTCGGCGAATTCGCCTCTGTCGAGGGAAATCAATTAGACGGCGGGAGCAAGGCGCAATGGATAGCCCAGGCTTTTAGCAGGCTCAAGCAGTCCTATCCGGATATAGACGCTTTTTATTGGTTCGACAAGCTGAAAGAGGCGGATTGGCGGATAGATTCTTCCCCCGAAAGCCTGGCGGCTTTTCAGTTAGCGATGCAAGACCCGTATTATACCTCCCACGCCGTTCCCGAGCCCGCAAGCCTGCTTTTGCTTGGTACGGGCCTTTTAGCGTTATTTTCTCCCTTATTTCCCCTTGACTAA
- the infC gene encoding translation initiation factor IF-3, which produces MRVNDRIRIREVMVIGEDGGQLGVMAPEEGLKLAQQAGLDLVEIAPTARPPVCRIMDFSKFKYEQEKKEKEARKKQHATQLKEIRLKPKIGDHDYQVKVGFIKKFLEHKDKVKVTLIFRGREMAHPELGNKVLERLKADIADVAQIEKPPLREGRAIIMIVAPK; this is translated from the coding sequence ATCAGGGTAAATGATAGAATCAGGATACGCGAGGTGATGGTCATCGGTGAAGACGGCGGACAACTCGGCGTGATGGCTCCGGAAGAAGGTTTAAAACTCGCGCAGCAGGCAGGATTGGATCTGGTAGAAATAGCGCCGACGGCAAGGCCGCCGGTATGCAGGATAATGGACTTCTCCAAATTTAAATACGAGCAGGAGAAGAAAGAAAAGGAAGCCAGGAAGAAGCAGCATGCCACCCAGCTCAAAGAGATAAGGCTCAAGCCCAAGATCGGCGACCACGATTACCAGGTGAAAGTGGGTTTCATAAAGAAATTCCTTGAGCATAAAGACAAAGTAAAGGTAACGCTCATATTCCGCGGGAGAGAGATGGCGCATCCCGAACTCGGCAACAAGGTGCTCGAGAGATTGAAGGCCGACATAGCCGATGTGGCGCAGATAGAAAAACCGCCGCTCAGGGAGGGACGCGCAATAATAATGATCGTCGCCCCTAAATAG